One Paracoccaceae bacterium genomic region harbors:
- a CDS encoding NAD(P)/FAD-dependent oxidoreductase: MTFDAVIVGAGHNGLVAACYLARAGLKVCVVEKNDWIGGAAVSRELFPGFTYSNCSYVNSLFRPEIMRDLDLPRHGLQVLPYEGGAMFTRGGGYLGMFRDHDANRREMARHSRRDAEAYDRYARDILRYCRFIRPLLMRRPPDPARFRPRDIAEFVWLGRHMSGMSEAAIYDMIRFWSMSISDFLDEYFENPVVKAYQAVGSIIGTALGPMSPGTAYVLLHHAMGDVDGNVGAWGYARGGMGAITQALAASLRAAGGEIRAGTGVDRVRVSGGRATGVVLANGDEIAARRVISNMDVRRTFLHHVDAAELPAPFLKRVRGFKTRGSSGKLNIALDSAPQFPALPEGAPNLKGDLHFTDSIEGMERAYDDWKAGRFSRDPFQDVMIPTMIDPTMTPPGKHFMSCFVQYAPPKIEGHDWTDADRDAFGKTCIDQIEAYSPGFRNRILHVEVRTPRELEAEVGLTEGNIFQGELTFDQLFFNRPVPGYADYRTPVRDLWLCGSSTHPGGGVMGAPGRNAAAEILRDMKVPAKDMRDAYAVL; this comes from the coding sequence GTGACCTTTGACGCGGTCATCGTTGGGGCGGGACACAACGGGCTTGTGGCGGCCTGCTATCTGGCACGCGCGGGGCTGAAGGTCTGCGTGGTGGAAAAGAACGACTGGATCGGCGGCGCGGCCGTCAGCCGCGAGCTTTTCCCCGGCTTCACCTACTCCAACTGCTCCTACGTCAACAGCCTGTTCCGCCCCGAGATCATGCGCGATCTGGACCTGCCACGCCATGGCCTGCAGGTTCTTCCCTATGAGGGCGGGGCGATGTTCACCCGTGGCGGCGGCTATCTGGGGATGTTCCGCGACCACGACGCCAACCGGCGCGAGATGGCGCGGCATTCGCGGCGCGATGCCGAAGCCTATGACCGCTATGCCCGCGACATCCTGCGGTACTGCCGATTCATCCGGCCGCTTCTGATGCGCCGCCCGCCCGATCCGGCACGCTTCCGCCCCCGCGACATCGCCGAGTTCGTCTGGCTGGGCCGCCACATGTCAGGCATGTCCGAGGCCGCGATCTACGACATGATCCGGTTCTGGAGCATGTCGATCTCCGACTTCCTGGACGAGTACTTCGAGAACCCGGTAGTCAAGGCCTATCAGGCCGTAGGCTCGATCATCGGCACCGCATTGGGGCCGATGTCGCCGGGCACCGCCTATGTGCTGCTGCATCATGCCATGGGGGATGTCGACGGCAATGTCGGCGCCTGGGGCTATGCCCGGGGCGGCATGGGGGCGATCACGCAGGCGCTTGCCGCCTCGCTTCGGGCGGCAGGCGGCGAGATCCGCGCGGGCACGGGCGTCGACAGGGTGCGGGTGTCGGGCGGGCGGGCGACGGGTGTGGTGCTTGCCAATGGCGACGAGATCGCCGCGCGGCGGGTGATCTCGAACATGGACGTGCGGCGCACCTTCCTGCACCACGTCGACGCAGCCGAACTGCCCGCACCGTTCCTGAAGCGCGTGCGGGGTTTCAAGACGCGCGGATCCTCGGGCAAGCTGAACATCGCGCTCGATTCCGCGCCGCAGTTCCCGGCGCTGCCCGAAGGTGCGCCGAACCTCAAGGGCGACCTGCATTTCACCGACAGCATCGAGGGGATGGAACGGGCCTATGACGACTGGAAGGCGGGCCGGTTCTCGCGCGATCCGTTCCAGGACGTGATGATCCCGACGATGATCGACCCCACGATGACCCCGCCGGGCAAGCATTTCATGTCGTGCTTCGTGCAATACGCCCCGCCGAAGATCGAGGGGCACGACTGGACGGATGCCGACCGTGACGCATTCGGAAAGACCTGCATCGACCAGATCGAGGCGTATTCGCCCGGGTTCCGCAACCGAATCCTGCACGTCGAGGTGCGCACGCCCCGCGAACTGGAAGCCGAGGTCGGGCTGACCGAGGGCAACATCTTCCAGGGCGAACTGACGTTCGACCAGCTGTTCTTCAACCGCCCCGTGCCGGGCTATGCCGACTACCGCACGCCCGTCCGCGACCTGTGGCTCTGCGGTTCGTCCACCCATCCGGGCGGCGGTGTGATGGGTGCGCCGGGGCGGAATGCGGCCGCGGAGATCCTGCGCGACATGAAGGTTCCGGCAAAGGACATGCGGGATGCCTATGCCGTCCTTTGA
- a CDS encoding NAD(P)/FAD-dependent oxidoreductase, whose translation MPMPSFDAIVVGAGPNGLACAYRLSRAGRRVLVLEASSAPGGGAAAAAVADGWPAMPLAHLSYNLDPRITGTMDLGAQGLRWADPCIATTALSATGAHLRLEGAAAATLVGEVAAEDRAAWAALRGRMMEFAKVLAPLREIAPPRIARGVGNPIAKLAMVGLRARMMGADAFRELGRIFLTNVHDLLNDELSDPLLKGALAFDATLGTWLGPRSPNSVLPWLDRLAGGVAGMQGAIGMPAGGMGAITAAMARAATAAGVTIRCDAPVGRVLVEGDAAAGAVLTTGEEIRAGLIVSAIAPRTTLLSLVGPQHLDAGLCTRLGHIRSRGGAAKLHLALTGLPDFRGADLRSRLIIAPSEHHVERAFNPGKYGEIPETPVMEVVIPGAIDPGLAPEDRHVLSAVVQFAPHAPADRDAARAEMLAACLRVLEDHAPGIGAMVAHARLLMPWDIEAQLGLPGGNWHGGELSAEQMLFLRPLPGIAQYAAPIAGLWMAHAGCHPGGGISGTAGWNAAEAIERAGR comes from the coding sequence ATGCCTATGCCGTCCTTTGATGCCATCGTCGTCGGTGCGGGCCCCAACGGGCTGGCCTGCGCATATCGCCTGTCGCGGGCAGGGCGGCGCGTTCTGGTGCTTGAGGCATCGTCGGCACCTGGCGGCGGCGCTGCTGCGGCGGCGGTTGCCGACGGGTGGCCCGCGATGCCCCTGGCGCATCTGTCGTACAATCTCGATCCCCGCATCACGGGCACGATGGACCTTGGGGCGCAGGGGCTTCGCTGGGCTGATCCCTGCATCGCCACCACGGCCCTGTCCGCAACGGGCGCGCATCTGCGGCTGGAGGGCGCCGCCGCCGCGACGCTGGTGGGCGAGGTTGCGGCCGAGGATCGCGCAGCCTGGGCGGCATTGCGCGGCCGCATGATGGAGTTCGCGAAGGTGCTTGCGCCGCTACGCGAGATCGCCCCGCCCCGGATCGCGCGCGGCGTCGGAAATCCGATCGCGAAACTTGCGATGGTCGGACTGCGCGCGCGAATGATGGGGGCGGATGCGTTCCGCGAACTCGGGCGCATCTTCCTGACGAATGTCCACGATCTGCTGAACGACGAACTGTCCGACCCGCTGCTGAAGGGTGCGCTGGCCTTCGACGCCACGCTGGGAACCTGGCTGGGGCCAAGGTCGCCGAATTCGGTGCTGCCATGGCTGGATCGTCTGGCGGGCGGGGTCGCCGGCATGCAGGGCGCCATCGGGATGCCCGCCGGGGGCATGGGAGCGATTACCGCCGCGATGGCGAGGGCCGCGACGGCGGCAGGTGTGACCATCCGCTGCGATGCCCCCGTTGGGCGGGTGCTGGTCGAGGGTGATGCCGCAGCGGGTGCGGTGCTGACCACGGGCGAGGAGATTCGTGCCGGCCTGATCGTATCGGCAATCGCACCGAGGACCACGCTGCTTTCGCTGGTCGGGCCGCAACATCTGGATGCGGGTCTCTGCACCCGGCTGGGTCACATCAGGTCACGGGGCGGCGCGGCCAAGCTGCATCTGGCATTGACCGGCCTGCCGGACTTCCGGGGTGCCGATCTGCGCAGCCGCCTGATCATCGCGCCGAGCGAGCACCATGTCGAACGCGCGTTCAACCCCGGGAAATACGGAGAGATCCCCGAAACCCCGGTGATGGAGGTCGTGATCCCCGGCGCCATAGACCCCGGCCTTGCCCCCGAAGATCGACATGTCCTGTCGGCGGTGGTGCAGTTCGCGCCCCATGCCCCGGCCGACCGCGACGCGGCGCGGGCAGAGATGCTGGCCGCCTGCCTGCGCGTGCTCGAGGACCATGCGCCCGGCATCGGCGCCATGGTCGCCCATGCCCGGCTGCTCATGCCCTGGGACATCGAGGCGCAACTGGGCCTGCCGGGCGGCAACTGGCACGGCGGCGAACTGTCCGCCGAACAGATGCTGTTCCTGCGCCCTCTGCCCGGCATCGCGCAATACGCCGCGCCCATCGCCGGGCTGTGGATGGCGCATGCGGGCTGCCATCCGGGGGGTGGCATTTCCGGAACCGCGGGCTGGAACGCGGCCGAGGCGATCGAAAGGGCCGGACGATGA
- a CDS encoding aminomethyltransferase family protein produces MTDLRHFETPLLQTPFHPRTAAANRMHAWGPWAGYASVLTYEDLAMEHSAIRNAATVYDLCPMVKYRIEGPGSVAFLNRLTVRNVGKLSVGGVHYTVWCDDAGHLIDDGTLFRLAPDRWRLCCQERHLPWLLDSAQGFDVTVAEETEDVAALSLQGPTSAAVLLAAGFDVSGLRPFRMATFPFAGADLMISRTGFTGDLGYELWAAPYLALPLWDHLFDAGAPHGLRPIGSDALNIARLEAGFIITNLDFTPAHQCVREDRLRTPDEMGLGWLIDWDKGHFTGRRALARARDAKLSKWAFVGLEIEGNIGAEGAILYRAKRHEVGVITGGCWSPTLKKSIALAQVERRHMGCTDLWAEIYALRELHYAKMMMRARVVDRPFFAPDRRRATPPGRF; encoded by the coding sequence ATGACCGACCTGCGCCACTTCGAGACTCCGCTGCTGCAGACGCCGTTCCATCCGCGAACGGCGGCGGCGAACCGGATGCACGCCTGGGGGCCGTGGGCGGGTTATGCCAGCGTACTGACCTACGAAGATCTGGCGATGGAACATTCCGCGATCCGCAATGCCGCCACTGTCTATGACCTGTGCCCGATGGTGAAGTACCGCATCGAAGGGCCCGGTTCGGTCGCCTTCCTGAACCGCCTGACCGTCCGGAACGTCGGCAAGCTGTCGGTCGGCGGGGTTCACTATACCGTCTGGTGCGACGATGCCGGGCACCTGATCGACGATGGCACGCTGTTCCGTCTGGCGCCGGACCGCTGGCGCCTGTGCTGCCAGGAACGCCACCTGCCGTGGCTGCTGGACAGCGCGCAGGGCTTCGACGTGACGGTGGCCGAGGAAACCGAGGATGTCGCCGCGCTGTCCCTGCAGGGGCCGACATCGGCTGCGGTGCTGCTGGCCGCCGGTTTCGACGTGTCGGGGCTGCGCCCGTTCCGCATGGCCACGTTCCCCTTCGCGGGGGCAGACCTGATGATCTCGCGCACCGGCTTTACCGGCGATCTGGGCTATGAACTGTGGGCCGCCCCGTACCTGGCCCTGCCGCTGTGGGATCATCTGTTCGATGCGGGCGCACCCCATGGCCTGCGCCCGATCGGGTCCGACGCGCTGAACATCGCGCGGCTGGAGGCCGGTTTCATCATCACCAACCTCGATTTCACGCCCGCGCATCAGTGCGTCCGCGAGGACCGCCTTCGCACGCCTGACGAGATGGGCCTTGGCTGGCTGATCGACTGGGACAAGGGACATTTCACCGGACGCCGCGCGCTGGCCCGGGCCCGCGACGCCAAGCTGTCGAAATGGGCCTTCGTCGGGCTGGAGATCGAGGGCAACATCGGCGCGGAGGGCGCGATCCTCTATCGTGCGAAACGGCACGAGGTGGGGGTGATCACCGGTGGATGCTGGTCTCCCACGCTGAAGAAGAGCATTGCCCTGGCCCAGGTCGAGCGGCGGCACATGGGCTGCACCGATCTGTGGGCCGAGATCTATGCCCTGCGCGAACTGCACTATGCCAAGATGATGATGCGCGCACGGGTGGTCGACCGGCCGTTCTTTGCGCCCGACCGCCGCCGCGCCACCCCTCCCGGGAGGTTCTGA
- a CDS encoding aromatic ring-hydroxylating dioxygenase subunit alpha, which produces MTDFPIPSLNVPSDWDRQGLPAWTYHSPGLFALERERLFLTHWQVAGHECDIPAPGDWLAFDLLGERAVVMRGQDGVVRAFHNLCRHRGARVVDGERGHCKGAMVCPFHGWVYNLDGSLRGAARPSTFGGMDRDQFGLKPVEMEIFHGFIFLRFAPGPQPAIATLLAPFETDFAAYRLRDVLPVQTPGWSTELPVNWKSVRDVDNEGYHVALAHPALQELYGRTYRDHFMNAGLSVSVGWFGDSPGRSWSVRQYLRHAPDRPDLPSHLRRAWTYYGLFPNTVFAFTPESVQFYQDLPLGPRSTRVTGRLYRNPGETREARAARYLAFRIDRATSAEDQQLSVWSDESMASAAFEGFHLSDLEYGLRRHHDALRALMPVMGLPEAPPEGDIAAINDELDCQSTSRG; this is translated from the coding sequence ATGACCGATTTCCCGATCCCGTCGCTGAACGTGCCATCCGATTGGGACAGGCAGGGACTGCCCGCCTGGACCTATCATTCGCCGGGCCTCTTCGCGCTGGAACGCGAACGGCTTTTCCTGACGCATTGGCAGGTGGCGGGCCATGAATGCGACATCCCGGCACCCGGCGACTGGCTGGCCTTCGATCTTCTCGGCGAACGCGCGGTGGTCATGCGCGGGCAGGACGGCGTGGTGCGTGCCTTCCACAATCTCTGCCGGCATCGCGGCGCGCGAGTGGTGGACGGCGAACGGGGCCACTGCAAGGGGGCGATGGTCTGCCCCTTCCACGGCTGGGTCTACAACCTTGACGGCAGCCTGCGGGGTGCCGCGCGGCCCTCGACCTTCGGCGGAATGGACCGCGATCAGTTCGGGTTGAAGCCGGTCGAGATGGAGATCTTCCACGGCTTCATCTTCCTGCGCTTTGCCCCGGGTCCGCAGCCGGCGATCGCGACCCTGCTTGCCCCCTTCGAGACCGACTTCGCCGCCTACCGGCTGCGCGACGTGCTGCCGGTGCAGACGCCGGGATGGTCGACCGAACTGCCGGTGAACTGGAAATCCGTGCGCGACGTCGACAACGAGGGCTACCATGTCGCCCTTGCGCATCCTGCGTTGCAGGAACTCTACGGTCGCACCTACCGCGATCATTTCATGAATGCGGGGCTGTCGGTCTCGGTCGGATGGTTTGGCGATTCGCCGGGCCGCAGCTGGTCGGTGCGGCAGTATCTGCGTCACGCCCCCGACCGTCCCGACCTGCCCAGCCACCTGCGCCGCGCCTGGACCTACTATGGCCTGTTTCCCAACACGGTCTTCGCCTTCACGCCAGAGTCGGTGCAGTTCTACCAGGACCTGCCGCTTGGCCCGCGCAGCACCCGCGTGACCGGCAGACTGTACCGCAACCCGGGCGAAACCCGCGAGGCGCGCGCCGCCCGGTACCTGGCGTTCCGCATCGACCGGGCAACCTCGGCCGAGGATCAGCAACTGTCGGTCTGGTCGGACGAATCGATGGCATCCGCGGCATTCGAGGGGTTTCACCTTTCCGATCTCGAATACGGCCTGCGGCGGCATCACGACGCGCTGCGCGCGCTCATGCCCGTCATGGGGCTGCCCGAAGCGCCCCCCGAGGGCGATATCGCAGCGATCAACGACGAATTGGATTGCCAGTCAACATCCCGGGGGTAA
- the pyrF gene encoding orotidine-5'-phosphate decarboxylase yields the protein MPDDRLIVALDVPNVLAGLALADRLGDAVTFYKVGLGMLTGGGLALANELKHERGKRVFLDLKLFDIGATIEAAVRGIAAHGPDFLTVQGDPQVVRAAAQAKGDMRILAVTVLTSLDRADLDANMIRAGDMAEIVLERAARAFEAGADGVIASPHEAAAIRALPQAAGRLIVTPGVRPAGSDAGDQKRIATPGAAIRAGADHVVVGRPVWAADDPAAVARAITAELAGL from the coding sequence ATGCCCGACGACCGCCTCATCGTGGCCCTTGACGTGCCGAACGTCCTGGCCGGGCTTGCCCTTGCAGACCGGCTTGGCGATGCGGTGACCTTCTACAAGGTCGGGCTGGGAATGCTGACGGGCGGCGGGCTGGCCCTGGCCAACGAGTTGAAGCACGAACGCGGCAAGCGCGTGTTCCTTGACCTGAAGCTGTTCGACATCGGCGCCACGATCGAGGCGGCGGTGCGCGGCATCGCGGCGCACGGGCCGGACTTCCTGACCGTGCAGGGCGACCCTCAGGTGGTGCGGGCGGCGGCACAGGCCAAGGGCGACATGCGCATCCTGGCGGTGACGGTGCTGACCTCGCTGGACCGGGCCGATCTGGACGCAAACATGATCCGTGCGGGAGACATGGCCGAGATCGTGCTGGAACGTGCCGCGCGGGCATTCGAGGCCGGGGCAGATGGCGTGATCGCCAGCCCGCACGAGGCTGCGGCGATCCGCGCCCTGCCCCAGGCCGCAGGCCGGCTGATCGTTACCCCGGGCGTGCGCCCCGCCGGCAGCGACGCGGGAGACCAGAAGCGCATCGCAACACCGGGCGCGGCGATCCGGGCGGGGGCCGATCATGTCGTGGTGGGCCGTCCGGTCTGGGCGGCAGATGACCCGGCGGCGGTGGCGCGGGCGATCACGGCCGAGCTCGCAGGTCTCTGA
- a CDS encoding aminotransferase class III-fold pyridoxal phosphate-dependent enzyme has translation MIPLPRRDLSRSNAQFRSALKRLPLGVASTFRYWGDDRTVYVHHGKGGRTWDIDGNCYVDYRLGYGPAILGYADDRVDAAARRGMEVGGVFALSTERELIVADRIARMVPAAELVRFSNSGTEAVMAALRLARAYTGRESYLLVEGGYHGLFDAAMWQADVEGWQEGSNADPDVVPYGKGIPPTVRKLAHLVPMNDLQRLEDTFRRHGDALAAMLIEPIQGNCCGITARDEYVHLARKLCDEYGVLLIIDEVKTGFRVGRGGVQGLMGVRPDITTFAKAVANGYPIAVIAGREDVMRTFRYGGASHGGTYTAHSVSLAAAEECLRILDETPALDTLAAYGERLKAGISNILNARGIVHSYTGHASMFGLFFAETPPDNYRAWKMSDYSFYDRMAYFLHDLGIIVEPDSREPWFMCEAHGLDETCLTDTLRAVEAAVDLTLEYPEAAE, from the coding sequence ATGATCCCGCTTCCCCGTCGTGACCTGAGCCGGTCGAACGCCCAGTTCCGCAGTGCGCTGAAGCGCCTGCCGCTGGGCGTGGCCTCGACCTTCCGCTACTGGGGCGATGACCGAACGGTCTATGTGCACCACGGCAAGGGCGGGCGAACCTGGGACATCGACGGGAACTGCTATGTCGACTACCGGCTGGGTTATGGACCCGCGATCCTGGGCTATGCGGACGACCGCGTGGATGCGGCCGCGCGGCGCGGGATGGAGGTGGGCGGGGTCTTCGCGCTGTCCACCGAGCGCGAGCTGATCGTCGCTGACCGCATCGCCAGGATGGTTCCGGCCGCCGAACTGGTGCGCTTCTCCAACTCGGGCACCGAAGCGGTGATGGCGGCCCTGCGGCTGGCGCGCGCCTACACGGGGCGGGAAAGCTATCTGCTGGTCGAGGGTGGCTATCATGGCCTGTTCGATGCGGCGATGTGGCAGGCCGATGTCGAGGGCTGGCAGGAGGGATCGAACGCCGATCCCGACGTCGTGCCCTACGGCAAGGGCATTCCGCCCACCGTAAGGAAGCTGGCCCATCTGGTGCCGATGAACGATCTCCAGCGACTGGAAGACACATTCCGCCGGCACGGCGACGCGCTTGCGGCGATGCTGATCGAACCGATCCAGGGCAACTGCTGCGGGATCACGGCGCGCGACGAGTATGTTCACCTGGCCCGCAAGCTCTGCGACGAATACGGCGTCCTTCTGATCATCGACGAGGTGAAGACCGGGTTCCGCGTGGGCCGGGGCGGCGTGCAGGGCCTCATGGGGGTGCGCCCCGACATCACCACATTCGCCAAGGCCGTCGCCAACGGATACCCGATCGCGGTGATCGCCGGGCGCGAGGATGTGATGCGCACCTTCCGCTATGGCGGCGCGTCGCACGGCGGCACCTACACGGCGCATTCCGTTTCGCTGGCCGCTGCCGAGGAATGCCTGCGCATCCTTGACGAGACCCCGGCACTGGACACCCTTGCCGCCTATGGCGAGCGTCTGAAGGCCGGGATCTCGAACATCCTGAACGCGCGGGGGATCGTGCATTCCTACACCGGCCACGCGTCGATGTTCGGCCTGTTCTTTGCCGAGACCCCGCCGGACAACTACCGCGCGTGGAAGATGTCGGACTATTCGTTCTATGACCGGATGGCCTATTTCCTGCACGATCTGGGCATCATCGTGGAACCCGACTCGCGTGAGCCGTGGTTCATGTGCGAGGCGCACGGGCTGGACGAAACCTGCCTGACCGACACGCTGCGGGCGGTCGAAGCGGCGGTTGACCTGACGCTGGAGTATCCCGAGGCAGCCGAGTGA
- a CDS encoding TetR/AcrR family transcriptional regulator, translating to MQAPHDPPKTDPPPPRKLPRDARRVQLIEATIETMARLGYARTTLTEVARSAGLSHGLVNFHFQSKDKLLLETLLYLSEEYRQNWSDALAAAGPTAPERLYAVLMADFNPRLCTPSRLSAWCSFWGEAQARPFYQEQCGSNDAEYNAVLEGLCGRMNSEHGYRADPARTARILRITSEGMWLDMMTMSTPYDMAEATATLMCAAGAFFPRHFDASGLIGTR from the coding sequence ATGCAAGCACCCCACGACCCGCCAAAGACCGATCCTCCGCCCCCCCGGAAGCTGCCGCGCGACGCGCGGCGCGTTCAGCTGATCGAGGCGACGATCGAGACCATGGCGAGGCTGGGATACGCCCGCACCACGCTGACAGAGGTGGCACGGTCGGCGGGCCTTTCGCATGGCCTCGTGAACTTCCATTTCCAGAGCAAGGACAAGCTCTTGCTCGAAACCCTCCTCTACCTGTCAGAGGAGTATCGCCAGAACTGGTCCGATGCCCTGGCCGCAGCCGGACCAACGGCGCCGGAACGCCTGTACGCCGTGCTGATGGCCGATTTCAACCCGCGCCTCTGCACGCCCTCTCGCCTGTCCGCCTGGTGTTCGTTCTGGGGTGAGGCGCAGGCGCGCCCCTTCTATCAGGAGCAATGCGGATCGAACGATGCGGAATACAATGCGGTGCTCGAAGGCCTGTGCGGCCGCATGAACAGCGAGCATGGATATCGCGCCGATCCCGCGCGCACGGCGCGCATCCTGCGCATCACCTCGGAAGGCATGTGGCTGGACATGATGACCATGAGCACGCCCTATGACATGGCCGAGGCCACCGCGACCCTGATGTGCGCGGCAGGGGCGTTCTTTCCCCGCCACTTCGATGCATCCGGCCTGATCGGCACGCGCTGA
- a CDS encoding aromatic ring-hydroxylating dioxygenase subunit alpha — protein MEPVRHPLSPRLDHCPEGLPRAAYMDQGWFDREMATLFARQWVMVGRLADLAPGTMRRVRVGAAEAILCRTADGTVSAFHNTCRHRGSELCRAEVEPLGNLIRCPYHAWAFAARDGRLVSTAHARPTRDFQRDDHGLFPLRHQVWAGFVFLSAAATPPDMKSDVPLATLDNWPMDGLVTGHRHEADLACNWKTFWENYSECLHCPGIHPELCARVPVYGQGIMGPTEAPDWTPDAPAPPSLNPGADSWTLSGAPCGPAFPGLTEAERRAGHTFVTLWPTAYVVAHVDYVRSVRLLPLSPDRTRLVAEWYFAPETLAQPGFDAAEVAAFAKIVLAQDGAAAELNQRGMAHPAFSRARLMPEEYEIHHFHQWVKSEMEVSP, from the coding sequence ATGGAGCCCGTCCGCCATCCGCTCTCGCCGCGCCTCGACCATTGCCCCGAGGGCCTGCCACGCGCGGCCTACATGGATCAGGGCTGGTTCGATCGCGAGATGGCGACGCTGTTTGCCCGCCAGTGGGTGATGGTCGGCAGACTTGCCGACCTCGCGCCCGGTACGATGCGCCGGGTTCGCGTCGGCGCGGCCGAGGCCATCCTGTGCCGCACCGCGGACGGCACGGTCTCGGCCTTCCACAACACCTGCCGCCATCGCGGTTCCGAGTTGTGCCGCGCCGAGGTCGAGCCGCTGGGCAACCTGATCCGCTGCCCCTATCACGCCTGGGCCTTTGCGGCGCGGGACGGACGGCTGGTGTCCACGGCCCATGCCCGGCCCACCCGCGACTTCCAGCGTGATGACCACGGGCTGTTTCCGCTGCGGCACCAGGTCTGGGCGGGGTTCGTGTTCCTGTCGGCCGCTGCGACGCCGCCGGACATGAAATCCGACGTGCCATTGGCGACGCTGGACAACTGGCCGATGGACGGCCTTGTCACCGGCCACCGCCACGAGGCCGACCTGGCCTGCAACTGGAAGACGTTCTGGGAAAACTATTCCGAGTGCCTGCACTGTCCCGGCATCCACCCCGAGCTTTGCGCGCGGGTCCCGGTCTACGGTCAGGGTATCATGGGGCCGACAGAGGCGCCCGACTGGACGCCTGACGCGCCCGCGCCCCCCAGCCTGAACCCCGGCGCCGACAGCTGGACGCTGTCGGGGGCGCCCTGCGGCCCGGCCTTTCCCGGGCTGACCGAAGCCGAACGGCGCGCGGGGCATACCTTCGTGACGCTGTGGCCCACCGCCTATGTCGTGGCCCATGTCGACTATGTGCGGTCAGTCCGGTTGCTGCCGCTGTCGCCGGACCGCACGAGGCTGGTGGCCGAGTGGTATTTCGCACCCGAAACGCTGGCCCAGCCCGGTTTCGATGCCGCAGAGGTCGCGGCCTTTGCCAAGATCGTGCTGGCGCAAGACGGCGCCGCTGCCGAGTTGAACCAGCGGGGGATGGCGCATCCCGCCTTTTCCCGCGCCCGCCTGATGCCCGAAGAGTATGAGATACATCATTTTCATCAGTGGGTTAAATCCGAGATGGAGGTGTCGCCATGA
- a CDS encoding SPFH/Band 7/PHB domain protein, which produces MQVDDFLGGNAVYLAIAAFLIVAIFLGVRIVPQSEKHVVERFGRLRAVLGPGINFVIPFLDSVAHKITILERQLPNASQDAITADNVLVKVETSVFYRITEPEKTVYRIRDVDAAIATTVAGIVRSEIGKLELDQVQSNRAQLIERVREQVRMMVDDWGVEVTRAEILDVNLDEATRAAMLQQLNAERARRAQVMEAEGKKRSVELAADADLYAAEQEAKARRVLADAEAYATGVIAVAIKENGLEAAQYQVALKQVEALTAVGQGAGKQMVIVPAAALDAFANAFGMLKGKP; this is translated from the coding sequence ATGCAGGTGGATGATTTTCTGGGCGGCAACGCAGTGTATCTTGCGATTGCGGCCTTCCTGATCGTCGCGATCTTTCTGGGTGTCAGGATCGTGCCGCAAAGCGAGAAGCACGTTGTCGAACGCTTCGGGCGGTTGCGCGCCGTGCTGGGGCCGGGGATCAATTTCGTGATCCCGTTCCTCGACAGCGTCGCACACAAGATCACCATCCTCGAGCGCCAGCTTCCCAACGCCAGCCAGGACGCGATCACCGCCGACAACGTGCTGGTAAAGGTGGAGACCAGCGTGTTCTACCGCATCACCGAGCCGGAAAAGACGGTCTACCGGATCCGCGATGTCGATGCCGCGATCGCTACCACCGTCGCCGGGATCGTGCGGTCCGAGATCGGCAAGCTGGAGCTTGACCAGGTCCAGTCGAACCGGGCCCAGCTGATCGAGCGGGTGCGCGAGCAGGTGCGCATGATGGTCGATGACTGGGGGGTCGAGGTGACCCGCGCCGAGATCCTTGATGTCAATCTGGATGAGGCGACGCGCGCCGCGATGCTGCAGCAGCTGAATGCGGAACGCGCCCGCCGCGCGCAGGTGATGGAGGCCGAGGGCAAGAAGCGGTCGGTCGAACTGGCGGCTGACGCCGACCTCTACGCCGCCGAGCAGGAGGCCAAGGCACGCCGCGTCCTTGCCGATGCCGAGGCCTATGCGACCGGCGTGATCGCCGTGGCGATCAAGGAGAACGGGCTTGAGGCCGCGCAGTATCAGGTCGCGCTCAAGCAGGTCGAGGCGCTGACGGCCGTGGGGCAGGGCGCGGGCAAGCAGATGGTGATCGTACCGGCGGCGGCGCTCGATGCCTTTGCAAACGCGTTCGGAATGCTGAAGGGAAAACCGTGA